One genomic segment of Deltaproteobacteria bacterium includes these proteins:
- a CDS encoding helix-turn-helix transcriptional regulator, which translates to MGPLAKFVRSRRAKLGYTQEELAQRVGVGLRFIRELETGKPTLRMDKVNQVLNYFGAELAPQPLPRES; encoded by the coding sequence CTGGGGCCGCTAGCGAAGTTCGTGCGGAGTCGCCGCGCTAAGCTTGGCTACACCCAGGAGGAATTAGCCCAGCGGGTGGGAGTTGGGTTGCGCTTCATACGTGAATTGGAGACCGGCAAACCCACTCTTAGGATGGACAAGGTAAATCAGGTCTTGAATTACTTCGGAGCCGAGCTTGCGCCTCAGCCGCTACCGCGCGAGAGTTGA
- a CDS encoding phosphatidylinositol kinase, which translates to MRKGYVYINDAKVGAIVETIDGDFTFTYDPSHLKKEKALAVSRTLPLRSEPYRSATLFPFFDGLIPEGWLLDVASRNWKVAATDRMGMLLAACEDCIGNVSVRQAPEDPTQ; encoded by the coding sequence ATGCGTAAAGGTTATGTATACATTAATGACGCCAAGGTCGGCGCCATCGTCGAAACGATCGATGGCGATTTTACCTTCACATACGATCCCAGCCATTTAAAAAAAGAGAAAGCCTTGGCCGTTAGTCGGACCTTACCGCTCAGGTCTGAGCCTTACCGTAGCGCCACATTATTTCCTTTTTTCGATGGTCTGATCCCCGAAGGATGGCTACTTGATGTCGCCAGCCGCAACTGGAAGGTGGCTGCAACAGATCGTATGGGAATGCTACTTGCGGCCTGCGAGGATTGCATTGGCAACGTCAGTGTGCGCCAAGCGCCAGAGGATCCAACGCAATGA
- a CDS encoding helix-turn-helix domain-containing protein encodes MKLYEDLAADGLRIPDLVKSLRKMLAKDQPGFAKQVGISLATLRKIEQDRGNVTMDSVRKILDRYDLDLVVTVRKKS; translated from the coding sequence ATGAAGCTGTACGAGGACCTTGCTGCTGACGGTCTCAGGATACCCGATCTGGTCAAATCGCTGCGCAAAATGCTGGCTAAGGATCAACCCGGATTCGCCAAGCAGGTTGGAATCAGCCTGGCCACTTTAAGGAAGATCGAACAAGACCGCGGCAACGTAACGATGGATTCCGTCCGCAAAATTCTGGATCGTTACGATCTCGATCTTGTCGTCACGGTGCGGAAAAAGAGCTGA